The genomic window GGATAATGGGTTCTATGACGTAGGAAAAGATAGTAACTCTTTCtctggcgaaggtagctttgatatgtagaagttaaacaaaagtggggataggacaccaccctgtggcaccccttgtttaatccttcttggttttgatgttgcgctTCTAAATTGCACCGTGCCGGCCACCGACATAATTTGCGGTCCTCCTTGCAAGACTTGGGGGAAGTGTAGaaccttccaggtcctgcagtaacgtgccatggttgaccgtatcaaaagcttttgataggtctagctcaACAAGTACTGTTCTTTGGTGGGGGTTTGATTTAaaacgcaatttatctgggtggtaatggcatttagcgcggtggttgtgctatccaaagccatgctgatgagaggctagttgcacatttgctttgaaataggggagcaaagtgccttcaagcgtcttggctactggcgataggagaaatatcgggcgatatgactctcttaTATTAGCTgtggccctattcagtaactatgagttttgaaatgtacatttttctttcatacaaattatacgacgaaaaagtgtacattttaaaactcaaagTTACTGAACAGTTTGGATTACCACGCATCTAACTTAAACATAAAACTATGGCCAAATTTTTTCAAGTGTTTTCAATTCTGAGTCTAGTCGCAATCTTATACAATGTCCGCATTACATAGAAATTTAAATATCAGAATTAATTAAATTTCAGAGCGTTGACGATCTACCCTCTACTTCAAAAAGTTCACCCGCTCCAAAAGCGCCACCAAAACGTTTATCGCTCAAAGAAATGGAAGAAGGTAAAATAGGCAAACTACTAAGATATAAATCCGGCAAAGTAAAATTAGTTTTCGGTGATACATATTTCGATTTAAATATGGGCATGGAAACGGGTTTTCTACAGGTGAGTAgacattaaaaaataataatttgaccAATATTTCAATTTATAGGACCTTATGTCGGTTAACACAAATCGTGAGGAACGTAGTGGTAATATGATTAATTTAGGACCCATACAAGCCAAGTTGACCGCCACACCCGATTGGGAACATTTAATGGAACAAGAGGAGCGACGGCAGCGGCAAAAGCCAGCATAGCACCGTAAAAACTTACTATTATTTACTATTATActtacaaaatttgttttgtatcatatacatatatgttgttTTAATTTACAATCTACTTATAAGCTATTATAGTTCTAGTGAAAGCTCAACCAAAATATCAAAAAAGCTATGGATTTTGTGAAATTCAATACTGTAAAGAAAACCCATTATATTTAATATCGGATATGTTGAATAGTGAACATGATTGATAATTATTTAcagtaaaaaatattgaaaaattgcatgctttcaaaaaagttaaaaaattaaacgtttatataaaattgaattaaaCCTTTTGATTGTCAAATAGTTTTCGAAATCTAAACAAAGCATTTCTCATAATTAAATGCTTTATAACAAATAAAACGCCTACATATAATATAGTTTTGTTACGTACTACAAATTTAAAAGgatcttttttaaaaaaaaaattatataaataaaaagtttcattattttacacTTTATTATTCTTGCTTACGTGTTCAATTAAATACAATTCAAAACCAATATTAATATGGAAAGCACAGCTATTACATATAATAACGCAAAACATTAAATTTATCGGCCACCTATATCAAAGCAGCGGTCAACTAAACAAATCGCGAGGTTAAGAAAAGGCCAAAAAATAACTGGCTCCCCCATAAGCGCCAATGCAGTTCCGGTAGGTATTGAAATGGAACGTCCGCAGGTACTCATAGCttcgaaatttcaaattttagttAGCTTTCTATTGATCTAGGTGCGCGTTATGtatattttatatgtttattatatattgttttttttttttttttaattttgtgcttCAATTGTTTTTTGCCAATCAGATTCGTTTATACCACCACTCGCTACAGGTGTACCACTACCATCAGGTAACGTTTTACGTCCTCAATAAATGTTGCCTTTCAAATCCAGTGAAAAGTTGTAATCTACAGGATTAGTTAAAGCTTGTTCTATAGCAACATCAAGATTTTCGTGGTTTATAAATGTCTTAGCCAACTCCTTTTCACGTCGCACAATCTCTTCGGCACGTTCAAATTTTTCTTCTTCTCGTAAACGTGCCGCCTCTATACGTTCTCGTCTCATTCTCTTGAATACAATTTTGGAATTCCGCTTCTTCTTGTTCGGCTGTAAGAACAAAGTGGTCAGCGGTGGTTGTGATATTCAAACGTACTACCTCCTCGCGTAGATATTTTCGTATTGAGCGCATTTGTGTCCTTTAGGGAGCCAACGTACAAATTCTAATGAAAATGTGGTGCTGGCGGTTTTTGTCTCATTCAATGAGAGGCGTGATAAAATGCCGGTACTTGTCCGCAGCATATTTGCCGGCAAATATTGGCACAGGTATTGGAGTTGAATGTACTGCCGGCTTcccataaaaaaattaatattactACCAAACTTAATATTATATAATTTCAAGTTTACCTCAAACCAAACAACTGACCATGCAATATTACCGGTCAAATATTATTATGCAATATTACCGTCTTTCAATATCTACGTCAGAATAAAACCCTTTTCAACAACTGTCCTTATTTTAGGTAAATCTATTATTTCTTAATGCACGTTTAACTCATCAGACAACAAAATCGGCTGCTTGCATGTGGgtgaaataagaaaaacaaattaaaatttgacagttcgaaAACGCAGTGCTGCCACACGGTGAGAAACTTTAACATTATTGCTTATGTAAATACAAGAGCTCTGTTATATTGCCTAAGTAAATACAAGAGCTCTGTTATATTGCCTATGTAAATACAAGAACTCCGTTGAAATAACATATATGGGGGTCAtgtccccaaaatgaccccgcccGAGGGAGTGCCCAAAAACATCACGGAACGAACCCAAATGACCCGGAGGGAGtttccaaaatcatcccggaagaccccaaattaccccgagagagcccccaaaaagatcccggaccgacccccaaatgaccccgggaggacctgATGGAAAACCCAAAACCATTGCGGAATGtcgcccaaatgaccccgagagagtccccaaaaccgtcccagaatgatccccaaatgaccccgagggagtccccaaaacgatcCAGGAATGACTCCTAATGggcccgatggagtccccaagccatgacgaaatgacccccaaaaaatccagcggattattttttcctattcccatttcggggttagaagcataaatatcgctccaattgctcatgcgtagcacgttccacttttgatttccttgaaaaaactatgattttaaaatgtttgttacaaaaaataatgaacaatatttaattcttacgttttttccatttcgcgattgttgcactaaacagctgatttctgtttactttatttagttcaccacaatatggtgaaaagcacaggtcgtagagctttttagagttgtaaatttatgcacagaatagaaaaagAAAGGACTTACGGCCCTATTCTGTgcatttgacaaattgtcaataagttgataaataatcaagatttttatcaacttGATAAATTTTGTTATTCTGTGCGTAagttgacaactctaaaaagctcttaTGCGTATGCTTTTCCCCACACAGTGGTGAACTAAGTATTGTAAACACAAAACAGCTGTTTAGCGCGAACAATTGTTAAATGGAGTCTGCAGAAAcgtaagtattttattatttttcattatattttagtTATATTGTATTTCTTTTATAGAAAATCAAAGTGCGATCGTGCTACGCGCGAACAGTTGGAGCACTACGTGTTTTTTTATAGTGCTAACCCTGAAATGGGGTCAGGAAAAAATAACCCTAGGTCACCGCAACAAATGCGCTCTCTATGGGCTCAACTGGCAGAGGAGCTAAACGCCTTAAGAGGACCAACACGTTCTGCAGAAAAATGGAAGGAAGTAAGTTGTAGTGCAAAATTAGTGGTACCATTTTAAAGACGGTTCAATGCTTAATATAGATCAAGAATTTTCGATGtttgtatcaaaagacgcgtcttgaccgCAGAATCAATAATGcgagagcggaaattaaaaaatatatttgtgtgAAGAGATATTTACAAGCATACATAAAAAGTATGGctaattttaattcgttcaaaaggtattatcgaaaaaccgaaaaaagacccgcgggtacctccgaaaccgtggATAgaatccatattatttttgcgcataacacctttctgcgttggcggccttcggccgcgcttataaataaTAGTGATAGTCTAGTTGcggggttgactgctaatacgcgtcaaaaaatatcgagaagtgtcaaaagacgcgtattaatctcgagaacaataatccgaaggcggaaaggaaaaattttatctctgtccggagatatttacagttgaatttggcgattttcatgtggttgttattgtgttgtacccacaaaaaaaattaaaaatagtgatagtcaactgtaaatatctccggacagagataacatttttcctttccgccttcggattattgttctcgagattaatacgcgtcttttgacacttctctcaatatttttggacgcgtattagcagtcgacccctcaactagacttttaccaaagtaTGGATTACACCCCGGTTTTAGACCGACCTTTTctaatttttggattttttggcaataacttatatgtataatatatatgtataatattttcaatttccactttcggattattgatactggagtcaagacgcgtcttttggtACCAACATCATTTTTGATCAATAATAAGcattgaaccgtcttgtaaaatgtAACCAAATTAGTTAATAGCTTTGCGtataatttttttacatacaGACGCTTGGAGTATGGAAGAGCCAGTTACGTACACGTGCACGACGTATAAAAATGAGCCAAAGGGTTACTGGTGGTGGTCCACAATGCAAATCACTTAATGAGTTCGAAGATCGCGCTTTGGCTACTTTTGGCTTATTAGCGGTTGATGGTGCCGGTTTAGGAAGTAGTGGACTGAACTCGCCACCACAAGAACTACCAGCAAGAACATCGTCCATATTCCAGAGTCCGTCACCAGCTGAGAGTGATACACAATCTCCAAGCCGTATCCTTGCGATGAGTCCTTCGAATTCGCCAACGATTTTGCCGCAGCAAAACCATGCATCAGACTTATTTGTAGCAATGTGGAGCCCATCATCGCCGGAGACTAATGCTGAATCAGCAAGTTTCGAACCATCGATGCCTGGTATGACACCTCTTGAGCCAGAGACTGAAGTAAGTAAttcatatatat from Eurosta solidaginis isolate ZX-2024a chromosome 3, ASM4086904v1, whole genome shotgun sequence includes these protein-coding regions:
- the LOC137246547 gene encoding uncharacterized protein; the encoded protein is MESAETKSKCDRATREQLEHYVFFYSANPEMGSGKNNPRSPQQMRSLWAQLAEELNALRGPTRSAEKWKETLGVWKSQLRTRARRIKMSQRVTGGGPQCKSLNEFEDRALATFGLLAVDGAGLGSSGLNSPPQELPARTSSIFQSPSPAESDTQSPSRILAMSPSNSPTILPQQNHASDLFVAMWSPSSPETNAESASFEPSMPGMTPLEPETENVGVLNGSSVRMSRAERSKLISTLMSNISKRNSFEERRERREEEQRQEHRETIQAITTLTSCFTELVKVLKPN